In one window of Carcharodon carcharias isolate sCarCar2 chromosome 14, sCarCar2.pri, whole genome shotgun sequence DNA:
- the LOC121286869 gene encoding arrestin domain-containing protein 2-like isoform X1, which translates to MILDKLKRFSMVLDSPDPSSVPVYSTGDEVSGKVVLELAGAMKIQSLKLHAEGYAKVHWTESRSAGSSTAYTQNYSDEVEYYNKRINLLQLDNGDVTVLQAGRHEFPFSFQLPEENLVTSFEGKHGSVRYWVKVKLHRPWATVKKIKREFTVIEPIDINTPSLLAPQAGTKEKLARVWYCNLGHVCLTAKIDRKGYTPGEVIPIFAEVDNCCSRTVTPKASIVQIQTFIARGTMKLKKSVVATLQGEGVAPRKRGSWHGRPLKIPPLSPSLLQCRVIRVEYMLRVYVEIPGTSKLSLELPLVIGTIPLHPFGSRSSSVGSQYSMDIDWLRLALPERPEPPPDYSEVVSEEQAERTDQELSLPEEDEVIGGMLERPFFAYVQEFRYRPPPIYSEIDPHPPRSDMRRRCMTC; encoded by the exons atgaTTCTGGATAAGTTGAAGAGGTTTTCAATGGTGTTGGACAGCCCAGACCCCAGTTCAGTGCCAGTTTACAGCACTGGGGATGAAGTGTCAGGGAAAGTTGTCCTGGAGCTCGCTGGTGCAATGAAGATACAGTCCTTAAAGCTGCATGCAGAGGGCTATGCGAAAGTTCATTGGACTGAGTCGAGAAGTGCTGGCTCTAGCACTGCTTACACCCAGAACTACAGCGATGAAGTGGAGTACTATAACAAGAGGATAAATCTTCTCCAACTAG ataatggtgATGTCACCGTTCTCCAGGCTGGCAGACATGAGTTCCCATTCAGCTTTCAGCTTCCTGAAGA GAATCTGGTGACATCCTTCGAGGGAAAGCATGGAAGTGTGCGGTACTGGGTCAAAGTCAAACTTCATCGTCCTTGGGCCACTGTTAAGAAAATCAAACGGGAGTTCACAGTAATTGAGCCCATTGACATCAACACCCCCTCATTGCTG GCTCCCCAAGCGGGCACAAAAGAGAAGTTGGCTCGTGTCTGGTACTGTAACCTTGGTCATGTGTGCCTTACAGCAAAGATTGACCGAAAAGGCTATACACCAG GTGAGGTGATCCCCATTTTTGCTGAGGTTGACAACTGCTGCTCCCGCACAGTGACCCCCAAAGCTTCCATCGTCCAAATTCAGACTTTCATCGCCAGGGGGACGATGAAGCTGAAGAAATCGGTGGTGGCAACTCTGCAAGGCGAGGGTGTTGCCCCCAGGAAGAGGGGGTCATGGCATGGCCGTCCCCTGAAGATCccgcccctgtctccctccctcttgcagtGCAGGGTGATTCGGGTGGAGTACATGCTACGG GTTTATGTTGAAATCCCGGGAACATCCAaactgtccctggagctgcccctCGTAATTGGCACAATCCCCCTCCACCCGTTTGGCAGTCGCTCCTCCAGTGTTGGGAGCCAATACAGTATGGATATCGACTGGCTGCGCCTCGCCCTCCCTGAGAGACCAGAGC CTCCCCCTGATTACTCGGAGGTAGTTTCTGAGGAACAAGCTGAACGGACTGACCAAGAACTGTCCCTCCCAGAGGAGGATGAGGTAATCGGGGGAATGCTGGAGCGACCCTTCTTTGCCTACGTGCAGGAATTCCGTTATCGACCTCCACCCATCTACTCAGAG ATTGATCCCCATCCTCCAAGATCAGACATGCGTCGCCGATGTATGACCTGCTGA